GTAGGGCACGTTTTCCTGGATTCGCGCCGCGACCCACGACTCGAAATCGTCCGCGAGCCGCGCGAACTCCGCGGTGTCGGCTTGAGGTACCCAGGTGCGGCGCCAGAACGTCGCCATGTGGCGCGTGTGGCCGCCGGAGTCGATGAGTCGCGTGATAAGTTTTGTGCGTTTGTCGGGGGCCGTGTCCGCAAGAAACTCGCGCACTTCCGCGGTCGTGGGGACGCGCCCGCTCAGGTCGAGGGTCGCCCGGCGCAGAAACGTCGCGTCGTCGATCACGGGCGCGGGCTTCGCGCCGGCCTTTTGCCATTCGGAACTCAGGCGCCCGTCGATCAGTGCCGCGAGCTGCGTGGGGTCCGGTGGAGCCGCGCCGAGAGCGGTCGGCCACGCGATCGCGGCGACGAGCGGGAGCAGGTATCGGTGGTATCGCATCGGTGCGATGATCTCCGGTTCGTCAATGAGGGAAATCGGGTTAGTAGTCGTTCGGGGAGATCAGGTGCCCGTCGTCGCGGAGCGTGAGGTACGCGAACGTGAGCGGGTCGAGCTTCGTGCCGACGAACCGCACGGACCCGTCGCAGAAGAGCACGTTCGCGCCGCCCGTGTGAAACCCGTAGATACCGAACCAGTTGTTGCAGTTGACGCTGCAATCGGTGGAATCGCCCCGGCCGGGGTTCTCGCCGGTCTTGGCATCAGCCGGGCCGAATGCGATCGATCCCCACCCAGCCCACGCGCCGCGTGCGTTGGGGCTCAGCCCGAACTGGCCGTCGCCGTCCTTTTTCTTCCCAGCGCGCCACACGTCCGGGCGCCCGGCCTGTTCGATCAGGAGGAGCGTGCAGGACAGCCCGTCGGTGACCTTCGCGAGCGGCACGAAGTCGTTGTCGCCCATCGGCTGGCGCGGGTTGCCGATCATCTGGTCGGTGGTGTTCGCGTTCAGCCCGTACCCGCCGCGGGTCATCAGCACGCCGTTGGACGAGATGTAGTCGCACACCCCGGCCTTCGTGGTGTAGACCGTGTCCTTATCGGCGTTCTCGGACTTGGTGGATGCCTGGGACTGGATCGTGATCGTGCGCTCCCCGGGCGCCGCGGGGCATAGGAACGGCTTCACCGGCGCTTCGACCGCGGCCTTGTTTGCGGGGTCGAAGAAGTCGTACTTGAGGTTGTACTTCTTCGCGACGGCTTCCTCGCCGAGGTACGGGAGGATGTACGCGCCCCACCCGCTGTACGGGGCGCCGTTGTTGAACCCTCCGCGGCGCGGGGGTAGAC
This region of Gemmata massiliana genomic DNA includes:
- a CDS encoding DUF1559 family PulG-like putative transporter, producing the protein MRRGITRIELVVTAGMLFLGAGLLLPRLQAARADAARTQCTDNLRKLGQGFSEFEKVHGGLPPRRGGFNNGAPYSGWGAYILPYLGEEAVAKKYNLKYDFFDPANKAAVEAPVKPFLCPAAPGERTITIQSQASTKSENADKDTVYTTKAGVCDYISSNGVLMTRGGYGLNANTTDQMIGNPRQPMGDNDFVPLAKVTDGLSCTLLLIEQAGRPDVWRAGKKKDGDGQFGLSPNARGAWAGWGSIAFGPADAKTGENPGRGDSTDCSVNCNNWFGIYGFHTGGANVLFCDGSVRFVGTKLDPLTFAYLTLRDDGHLISPNDY